Proteins found in one Myxococcaceae bacterium JPH2 genomic segment:
- a CDS encoding GNAT family N-acetyltransferase — protein MSRPHEHLTTERLLLRAIHADDVDAVFALHSDPETHRYTGSIGVLHTRDEARALLSRWEEDWSRHGMGYWAVEPRESLGQVVGIGGVRRKEFEGRLVLNLAYRLAAWTWGRGYATELAQAALRFAHEAAADIPLVALIHPDNAPSIRVAERIGLKLQRTLVHEGVPTQVYVVG, from the coding sequence ATGTCGCGCCCCCACGAGCACCTGACCACGGAGCGGCTGCTGCTTCGCGCGATCCACGCGGATGACGTGGACGCGGTCTTCGCCCTCCACTCCGACCCGGAGACCCATCGCTACACCGGCTCGATTGGCGTGCTTCATACACGGGACGAGGCTCGCGCCCTGCTCTCGCGCTGGGAGGAGGATTGGAGCCGGCACGGCATGGGGTACTGGGCCGTGGAGCCACGCGAATCTCTCGGGCAGGTGGTGGGAATCGGGGGCGTGCGGCGCAAGGAATTCGAGGGGCGCCTCGTGCTGAACCTGGCGTATCGCCTCGCGGCTTGGACCTGGGGCCGCGGCTATGCGACGGAGCTCGCCCAAGCAGCCCTGCGCTTCGCCCACGAGGCGGCCGCGGACATTCCCCTGGTGGCGCTCATCCATCCCGACAACGCTCCGTCCATCCGCGTCGCGGAGCGGATTGGCCTCAAGCTCCAGCGCACCCTCGTCCACGAGGGAGTACCCACGCAGGTGTACGTCGTCGGATAG
- a CDS encoding endonuclease V, whose product MLACVDVHYVEDGATGALLLFSDWTSETLADQRVVRLPAPAEYRPGHFYERELPVLIALLSQVEQPLGAVVIDGYVWLGAANEKGLGAHLYEALGRTVPVVGVAKTSFKGADFAVPVLRGDATRPLHVTAVGMAPDVAAEHVRSMHGPYRIPTLLKNVDRLSRQ is encoded by the coding sequence GTGCTGGCGTGCGTGGATGTCCATTACGTCGAAGACGGTGCCACTGGAGCGCTGTTGCTCTTCTCCGATTGGACCTCCGAGACCCTGGCGGATCAGCGCGTCGTGCGGCTGCCAGCCCCCGCGGAGTATCGGCCCGGACACTTCTACGAACGCGAGCTCCCGGTCTTGATCGCCTTGCTCTCCCAGGTCGAGCAGCCCCTGGGTGCAGTCGTCATTGACGGCTACGTCTGGCTGGGCGCCGCGAATGAGAAGGGATTGGGCGCCCACCTGTACGAGGCGCTCGGGCGCACCGTGCCCGTCGTCGGTGTGGCCAAGACTTCATTCAAGGGCGCGGACTTCGCGGTGCCCGTGCTGCGCGGCGATGCCACGCGTCCGCTCCATGTGACGGCCGTCGGCATGGCGCCGGACGTCGCGGCGGAGCATGTCCGGTCCATGCACGGGCCCTACCGCATCCCGACGCTCCTGAAGAATGTGGATCGCCTCTCGCGGCAGTGA
- a CDS encoding trypsin-like peptidase domain-containing protein, whose amino-acid sequence MARRVSFRPVHPRFLSVCLVLALAPLAGAAEDPLTPWLQARAREHATYIGVHAAGADGRTGAMGLWQERAPGSSGLPNFVPPTSLAPLIRAVEAGVVNITAVSPGSAPGGMKRSTGSGLVLTPDGLVVTNNHVVANSRAPSMGTMVNPDAPRVEVGGREGSTAQQISVRLADGREFPAEVVGRDASTDVALLRLNGAEMDKLPAVYLGDSDELQVGDWVVAIGNPFGLDHSVAHGMISAKERVLGVGQFDDFIQTDALINPGNSGGPIFNMKGEVVGVATAIISEGQGIGFAVPINLVKDLLPNLRENGKLERGWLGVVINEDGENGAQRAPMVRDVYRGSPAAAAGIRPGDRLVAVNGRPIGSYLQLLRKVALLAPGTEARLTLLRGTGTQDVTVRLVARPAAEATSGLTNRASSSANDVGLLLRDLTPEVAAPLGYEAWTGALVSGVLPRSAAEQAGLRAGDVVTEVNRRRVKDAAGVRAALERGSAGASILLRVQRGTVLQYIAIAR is encoded by the coding sequence ATGGCTCGCCGTGTAAGCTTCCGCCCCGTGCACCCTCGCTTCCTCTCCGTGTGTCTCGTGCTGGCGCTCGCTCCCTTGGCGGGTGCCGCCGAGGATCCGCTGACCCCCTGGCTCCAGGCCCGCGCGCGGGAGCACGCCACCTACATTGGCGTCCACGCGGCGGGAGCAGACGGGCGGACGGGCGCCATGGGCCTCTGGCAGGAGCGCGCGCCGGGCTCGTCGGGCTTGCCCAACTTCGTTCCGCCCACCTCCTTGGCGCCGCTGATCCGCGCCGTCGAGGCGGGCGTGGTGAACATCACCGCGGTGAGTCCGGGCTCGGCCCCAGGCGGGATGAAGCGCTCCACGGGCTCCGGGCTGGTGCTGACGCCGGACGGGCTGGTGGTGACCAACAACCACGTGGTGGCCAACTCCCGCGCGCCCTCCATGGGCACGATGGTGAACCCCGATGCGCCGCGCGTGGAGGTCGGGGGCCGAGAGGGCTCCACCGCCCAGCAGATCTCCGTGCGCCTGGCGGACGGCCGTGAGTTCCCCGCCGAGGTGGTGGGCCGCGATGCCTCCACCGACGTGGCGCTCCTGCGCCTGAATGGCGCGGAGATGGACAAGCTGCCGGCCGTCTACCTGGGGGACTCGGACGAGCTTCAGGTGGGGGACTGGGTGGTGGCCATCGGCAACCCGTTCGGCCTCGACCACTCGGTGGCGCACGGGATGATCTCCGCCAAGGAGCGCGTGCTGGGCGTGGGCCAGTTCGATGACTTCATCCAGACGGACGCCCTCATCAACCCCGGCAACTCCGGCGGGCCGATCTTCAACATGAAGGGCGAGGTCGTCGGCGTGGCCACGGCCATCATCAGCGAGGGGCAGGGCATCGGCTTCGCGGTGCCCATCAACCTGGTGAAGGACCTGCTGCCCAACCTGCGCGAGAACGGGAAGCTGGAGCGCGGGTGGCTGGGCGTCGTCATCAACGAGGATGGCGAGAACGGCGCTCAGCGCGCGCCCATGGTGCGGGACGTCTACCGAGGCAGCCCGGCCGCGGCGGCGGGCATCCGTCCGGGGGACCGGCTGGTGGCGGTGAACGGGCGCCCCATCGGCAGCTACCTCCAGCTCCTGCGCAAGGTGGCGCTGTTGGCGCCGGGCACCGAGGCGCGGCTGACGCTCCTGCGCGGCACTGGCACCCAGGACGTGACGGTGCGGCTGGTGGCGCGCCCCGCGGCGGAGGCAACCTCGGGGCTGACCAACCGCGCCAGCAGCAGCGCCAATGACGTGGGGCTCCTCCTGCGGGACTTGACGCCCGAGGTGGCGGCGCCGCTGGGCTACGAGGCCTGGACGGGCGCGCTCGTGTCCGGCGTGCTGCCGCGCAGCGCGGCGGAGCAGGCCGGGCTGCGCGCGGGCGACGTGGTGACCGAGGTGAACCGGCGCCGCGTGAAGGATGCCGCGGGAGTCCGCGCCGCATTGGAGCGGGGCAGCGCGGGCGCCAGCATCCTCCTGAGGGTGCAGCGGGGCACGGTGCTTCAGTACATCGCCATCGCCCGCTGA
- a CDS encoding TerB family tellurite resistance protein has protein sequence MSMPSDPDSQFHIEVLKLLLQIVTSDDRVTRAEIDHLVAAARGMSVPLAELTALTHCLQHGSPLPAPNLGLLRMDPAAVIRAAQELITHDGSVHAEEIAMLRQIRELLGVTS, from the coding sequence ATGAGCATGCCCTCGGACCCCGATTCCCAATTCCACATCGAAGTCCTCAAGCTGTTGCTCCAGATCGTCACCAGCGATGACCGAGTCACCCGCGCGGAGATCGATCACCTCGTGGCGGCAGCCCGAGGGATGAGCGTCCCGCTCGCGGAGCTGACCGCGCTCACGCACTGCCTCCAGCACGGCTCGCCCCTGCCCGCCCCCAACCTGGGCCTCCTGCGCATGGACCCGGCGGCAGTCATCCGAGCCGCCCAGGAACTCATCACCCACGACGGCAGCGTGCACGCGGAGGAGATCGCCATGCTTCGCCAGATTCGCGAGCTGCTCGGCGTGACGAGCTGA
- a CDS encoding Glu/Leu/Phe/Val dehydrogenase: protein MASEENFMRAPAPSPKRTIFTEAMEIFNRAADLIGLDKRVRLELEEPDYEHIFYVTAKLKDRLVPLLPEEAKSFADLSVTQVRNPEGLERLANGNIILNGRALLGSDVSISRGHLRLPDGKVYQLVPGESQRFKAYRVQHNQARGPYKGGLRYHREVSLDLFKALAAEMTWKTAISEVPFGGGKGGIQIDPREYGKEELEAITLRFMYRLKSLIGPNIDIPAPDVGTNPEIMALLYRQFSDGERERHNLRGIVTGKDVRIGGSEGRGKATGQGVAFCIEDYYADRGESVKGKTFVLQGFGNVGSHAALILTSMGARLLAVNDADGTIYNGDGIDAQALAAYVADSKNLKRSVIGFPGAQKIEKKDLWEVQADILIPAALGGEITADVAEKLKVKLIAEGANGPTTPEADRVLQKRGIEMIPDIIANAGGVTVSYYEWIQNKRMERWSEAEVDQRLERAMKRNYRIIRDISRNQPRKTEMHDSRPYCIGKAVDPRCAAMILALKRIEAHYLLEGFSQ, encoded by the coding sequence ATGGCCAGCGAAGAGAATTTCATGCGCGCCCCGGCCCCCTCGCCCAAGCGCACGATCTTCACGGAAGCAATGGAGATCTTCAACCGCGCGGCGGACCTCATCGGGCTCGACAAGCGCGTTCGCCTGGAGCTGGAAGAGCCCGACTACGAGCACATCTTCTACGTCACGGCCAAGCTCAAGGACCGGCTCGTGCCTCTCCTTCCGGAGGAGGCCAAGTCGTTCGCGGATCTGTCCGTCACCCAGGTGCGCAACCCCGAAGGCCTGGAGCGCCTGGCCAACGGCAACATCATCCTGAACGGCCGCGCCCTGCTCGGCTCGGACGTGTCCATCAGCCGTGGACACCTGCGCCTGCCGGACGGCAAGGTCTACCAGCTCGTCCCCGGTGAGTCGCAGCGCTTCAAGGCCTACCGCGTCCAGCACAACCAGGCGCGTGGTCCTTATAAGGGCGGCCTGCGCTACCACCGCGAGGTGTCGCTGGACCTGTTCAAGGCCCTGGCGGCGGAGATGACCTGGAAGACGGCCATCTCCGAGGTTCCGTTCGGCGGCGGCAAGGGCGGCATCCAGATTGATCCGCGCGAGTACGGCAAGGAGGAGCTGGAGGCCATCACCCTGCGCTTCATGTACCGGCTCAAGAGCCTCATCGGGCCGAACATCGACATCCCGGCGCCGGACGTGGGCACCAACCCGGAGATCATGGCCCTGCTCTACCGCCAGTTCTCCGACGGTGAGCGCGAGCGCCACAACCTGCGCGGCATCGTGACGGGCAAGGACGTGCGCATCGGCGGCTCCGAGGGCCGCGGCAAGGCCACCGGCCAGGGCGTCGCGTTCTGCATCGAGGACTACTACGCGGACCGCGGCGAGAGCGTGAAGGGCAAGACCTTCGTGCTCCAGGGCTTCGGCAACGTGGGCAGCCACGCCGCCCTCATCCTCACCAGCATGGGCGCTCGCCTGCTGGCGGTGAACGACGCGGACGGCACCATCTACAACGGTGACGGCATCGACGCGCAGGCCCTGGCCGCCTACGTGGCGGACTCCAAGAACCTCAAGCGCTCGGTCATCGGCTTCCCCGGCGCCCAGAAGATCGAGAAGAAGGATCTCTGGGAGGTCCAGGCGGACATCCTCATCCCCGCGGCGCTGGGCGGAGAAATCACCGCCGACGTGGCCGAGAAGCTCAAGGTCAAGCTCATCGCCGAGGGCGCCAACGGCCCCACCACCCCCGAGGCCGATCGCGTCCTGCAGAAGCGCGGCATCGAGATGATCCCCGACATCATCGCCAACGCCGGCGGCGTGACGGTGAGCTACTACGAGTGGATCCAGAACAAGCGCATGGAGCGCTGGAGCGAGGCCGAGGTCGACCAGCGGCTCGAGCGCGCCATGAAGCGCAACTACCGCATCATCCGCGACATCTCGCGCAACCAGCCGCGCAAGACGGAGATGCACGACAGCCGGCCGTACTGCATCGGCAAGGCCGTGGATCCGCGCTGCGCCGCGATGATCCTCGCGCTCAAGCGCATCGAGGCCCACTACCTCCTCGAGGGCTTCTCGCAGTAA
- a CDS encoding PilZ domain-containing protein, giving the protein MNERQQDRRTHLRFDKVFTVYLSTQDGMMRGIGRNISARGMFIEVRDSLGLGEKLKVTFAGEDGTEMTCLCEVRYQVALAFGRKDGRPGSSRGVGLRIVAYETMDDAPLLLVDRERVMH; this is encoded by the coding sequence GTGAACGAGCGTCAGCAGGACCGCCGCACCCACCTGCGGTTCGACAAGGTTTTCACCGTGTATCTGTCCACCCAGGACGGAATGATGCGGGGAATCGGTCGCAACATCAGTGCGCGGGGCATGTTCATCGAGGTCCGGGATTCCCTGGGCCTGGGCGAGAAGCTGAAGGTGACGTTCGCGGGCGAGGACGGCACGGAGATGACGTGCCTGTGCGAGGTGCGCTACCAGGTGGCGCTGGCCTTCGGGCGCAAGGACGGGCGTCCGGGCAGCAGCCGCGGCGTGGGCCTGCGCATCGTGGCGTACGAGACCATGGATGACGCGCCGCTGCTCCTGGTGGACCGCGAGCGCGTCATGCACTGA